The following proteins are encoded in a genomic region of Sesamum indicum cultivar Zhongzhi No. 13 linkage group LG8, S_indicum_v1.0, whole genome shotgun sequence:
- the LOC105167529 gene encoding uncharacterized protein C9orf85 homolog — protein sequence MSSGGSNRRGPPKHQNKFAWKPNSGHTINPTEVGGRLRPYSEVTGVCSRCKDQIEWKRRYGKYKPLAEPAKCQRCSKRNVRQAYHNLCAGCAKEHKVCAKCSCRVDNIIGRDVSEVEAEQKALEEAIKNARERDRRTLLRAMNKGNSSSAVTQSNDDSKAGDLFTASSLEEYAEFSRDDEDDNSEEDEPQVVG from the exons ATGAGCAGCGGCGGCAGCAACCGTAGGGGTCCGCCGAAGCACCAGAACAAATTCGCCTGGAAACCTAACTCCGGCCACACGATCAATCCCACC GAAGTAGGGGGAAGATTGAGGCCGTATTCGGAAGTGACCGGAGTTTGTTCTCGATGTAAAGACCAGATTGAGTGGAAACGGAGATACGGAAAATATAAGCCTCTTGCCGAACCTGCCAAAtg CCAGCGGTGTTCCAAGAGGAATGTTCGACAGGCTTATCACAATCTATGCGCTG GTTGCGCTAAGGAGCATAAAGTATGTGCAAAATGTTCATGTCGTGTTGACAACATAATCGGAAG AGACGTTTCGGAAGTAGAAGCCGAGCAGAAGGCGCTGGAAGAG GCAATAAAAAATGCTCGGGAGAGAGACAGGAGAACGCTGCTTAGAGCT ATGAATAAAGGAAACTCTAGCTCAGCAGTAACTCAAAGCAATGATGATAGCAAGGCTGGCGATTTGTTCACTGCATCATCCCTTGAAGAGTATGCGGAATTCAGCAGGGACGATGAGGATGACAATAGTGAAGAAGATGAGCCCCAAGTTGTTGGTTAA
- the LOC105167599 gene encoding uncharacterized protein LOC105167599 has protein sequence MMESDYSKQLRKKSDEVEHANERFQALVNRAEELQIINESLRIDFGKMESESVKKSEEILRLLKEIELLKSKFGSASPLLCPCRTDAAASDRKGQNTGTRGRGETLKKESDPSQTSENVLSYWCLIFFLSCTSNLLFQGLL, from the coding sequence ATGATGGAGAGCGACTACAGTAAACAATTAAGGAAGAAAAGTGATGAAGTTGAGCATGCAAATGAAAGGTTTCAGGCACTTGTAAACAGAGCAGAGGAATTACAGATCATAAATGAAAGTTTAAGAATTGACTTCGGCAAGATGGAATCTGAATCAGTAAAAAAGAGTGAGGAAATCTTGAGACTTTTGAAGGAAATTGAACTCTTAAAATCCAAATTTGGGTCAGCGTCACCCTTGTTGTGCCCATGTAGGACAGATGCAGCAGCATCCGACAGGAAAGGCCAGAATACTGGCACTCGTGGAAGGGGTGAAAcattgaaaaaagaatcagaTCCTTCGCAGACCTCTGAGAATGTGCTGTCTTATTGGtgtttaatattctttttatccTGTACTAGTAATCTTCTCTTTCAGGGGTTGCTATGA